The sequence tcATGTAATATCacactattttattaaagctCTATCATCAAATCTCTAGATCAAacatattgaattgaattattcaAACATATTCCGTTTTGTATCTACATTTGCTTTCAGGTAAGCAGGTTGTCTATGATCTAGCCAGAAAATGTGATGTAGTTGTGGAAAATTTTCTCCCTGGAAAACTAGATAAGCTCGGAGTTGGCTATGAAAAACTAAGTGTCATTAATCCAAAGTTAATATACTGTGCAATCACAGGGTTCGGTCCTGTTGGACCTTATTCTAGGAAACCAgggtaaagtattatttaaaaaattagtttttttttatgtttatagttgTTTGTTgttatctattaattaaaatattttgcaatattaaccaaaacaaatgaaatacaaactcaaaaatgtaatgtaatttataagtttataaatgtataaaacattaacTTTCAAACTTTCTTTGAAAATAGTTTCTATAAAACCTAAACATGTATATCAATAGCTTGGAAAATTAAATCTTCATCAtgaaacacaataaatataaaaactgaatCAGTGCAACCTCTTATAACACAAATGCAACACAAGTCGATcactaaaattatcttttaaatctttCATGTTACCATTGTTAAAGTAGaaagtattatgtttaaaattatatattcattttaatatgaaattacattaaatttttagagAACTAACTATTATTCTTATTGAAATAGAGacagtttttgttattaatttcagCTATGATGTTGTTATATCAGCTATGGGGGGCATGTTGAACGCGACGGGCGAAAGGAATGGCAATCCAGTTAAGCCAGGAGTTGCTATTACCGATGTAACAACAGGACTTCATGCTTTTGGAGCAATCATGACCGCGTTATACTATAGAAACAAGACTGGTCGAGGCCAAAAAATAGACTGTGATCTTCTATCCACTCAAATATCAAGTATGATCAACGTCGCTAATATATACTTGAACTGCGGTATTGAGGGACAGAGATGGGGCACAGCACATGCTAATCTGGTCCCCTACCAAGCATTCAAAACCAAAGATGGTTTCATAGTAATCGGTACAGGTTCAAACGCACAATTCATTGATTTTTGCAAATTAATCAACAGAGAAGACTTGATCACCGATGAACGTTTCAAAGATAACGCGTCAAGAGtcaaacatcgtgacgaaatcGTAAAGATTATCAGTGAGATAATTGTTACTAAGACAAAGAAAGAATGGTCGTTAATATTCAAAAACGCCTCGTTCCCGAACGGCCCTGTCAATAATATGGGTGACGTGTTTAGCGATGAACATGTCAAAGAAATTGGTTTGGTCAAGGAATTGCCGCATGAAGTTGCAGGGACTATTAAAATGGTTGGTCCTCCAACTCTATACTCAGAAGGCGGGAATATGGCAAGGAcggcaccaccaactttgggtcAGCATACAAGAGACGTTCTATCTGATTTCTTGGGTTATCATAACAAGAAGATCGATGGATTGTTTGAAAATAAGATTGTTctataaattcaattgtaaaattgtgAAACTTTTAAATGGAAAATGATGTATTGTTAAGTAAATACTGATGTTCTTATCtccttatatacataaaagatgAGTGTTTCTCTTAATTTATCTCTAGATAAACGTTTTTATCggaatattaaatagatttttttttttataaacatttatatcttttgattatttttttccatgtaggtgttttataaatatacagtttATTGTATGTTacctaaacattattaaattgtttataaatgtttatttttttgttttttattttttctaataataaatatactgaaTACTAGTTCTCCCGAGTCTGAAGGAAGGGTCAGGTGTTAAGTTAACAAAAGCGAGTaacttcgcatttataatattagtaaagattatttGCTCTTCATAATATCAATtggttttatcaaattaaaattgggTTGCCTATAACTAAATCTGAGAAGAGAAAAACTACTGACATTCTCATCACGAGTTCTCCGTACGACAGgtccgattgacttgaaatttaacgTAATTACTCGAAATTTCAACCTTCCAGTGTTAAACGTGGGAGGGGTTTTAATTAGATTTGAATGAATAAGGAATTTAATTGATGAACTTTAATATATctcttgttatataaaatatgatcatagaacattttaatcaaaattgagGTATTGGCATCAAAGTAGAATATTTTCGGACtgttatgatattaaatatgtaaatcgaATATAACGTAAGTCCATGTtatgttgttattaaaaatatacaagtatatgTGATAACATCCTTAGGAAAATCCTTATCAAAGAGTATAATATTGTGATTATActaagtaaataagaaaaaatgcaaataatCGGTGTATAAAACACTTAACAGTATCATTTGAAATGCCCGTTCAGGATAAAATGACGTAAAACGTAGGCTGGAGACGACATACTTTTCTACTAACGTATAAACAGTGTAGAACGACTTGTGAACTCCAACCATCCATCCACAGGTGCTCTATTCTatctcttataatccgatgggaccgCAAATACAACATGACCAGGAAGAGATCATTCGCCAACggctttacttgctttccgAGTCACGGGCATGTACTCGCTCAACTTCTAGACTCGGACCGACACTGAGAAATTCGCGGCAGATAAaccaaaaacataataataaaacagttcagAGCTGGAGCTCGGACTGataaaggtaataaaatatactgatGGAACTTAAACCCAGAAACTCAGGATCactggtatatatgtatatctaaccactagaccaatTAGTACGAGTACTATGTACAAAAAGCTTTATTGAAAGTTACAATTTCATTGCTTTTAGTTAGATTACATGGTGTAAATTACCGAAATATGTGTTTTTGggcataaaattttgttttaaaaaagttacaataaaatacatgtttCGTGTAATCCAGGAGTCAGTGGAGCGCGTGGCGGTGATCACGCTCCGGCCGTCGCGGAATCAACAGCGGAAGAAGGTCGTCTGGACTGACGACACCATCGACAATGAGAATATGAACAAGAAGAAATCCAAATGTACGTTTATAACTGTTGCCTTATTACATTAATGTCGCCCCGCCGTGCGATTCTGTAGGATCCAcctgtgaaatgttgacaactgacttacaacgatacgccattttgatacttgtattatatatattttatattgatatttcacACTCGTGTTATGCGGTaggattcgagtttcttgttacagaatagacCTACTGATTCGGATTCTAAATTCCTTTCCATTCATGAATATAATTTCTGTCATTGATCGTATGGACTTAACTCACAGATCACcgattcaatattaattacttacattCATTACTAGTTTTTGGATTGATTGTccgatattatgtttaaaaagtagcctagtccttccttgaagttcgagattgcttcatacaaaattttcaaACTTACTTGACATCGGTGTATTTTCTCACTCGCAGAGTATCTTTAAAAATCTAGcctatgtgttattctgatgtataagctacattattgtaaagtttcattaaaatcaattcagtagtacatacaaactttattactaaactttaaattattagtaaagataggagaattacttttttattggtTCGGGTACTGTACCCAAACCTCGGTGTACTTTTCTGTTCTGAGAATctcagaattttggaagtaaaattaaagtcgaaataagtagttaagtgttataGTAATCATAAACTGAGTTAGTAGTAagtgtaaatctaaggtttgtttatattttttcctatttccattAGAATAGGCTATACACGACGACTTtcgtggtcgagttgtgtgtacaccggttttcatgggtacgaaTTCGTGGGtacgagtcgatgtagaaaaagttcattagttttctatgttgtcttggttcAGGGTGTATggggtaccgtcgttacttctgatctaCCATAAcagaagtgctttagctacttacattgggattaaATTCATGTATGtgatgttcaatatttattttatttatacattctcATAAGTGTTGCACGAATCCTCTCCATCATTTTCAGTCTTCGTCTCGTCTTGTCTTATTCGTATTCCTTTTATATGTCATTCAAACTGGCTACCTCGATACCCGGTAATATTAGGCCTTTTTGTGACAGGCGTGTCAATCTTCTATGATAAAAGGTTACGTAAGATTTTTTATCGCAGGCTGTTGTATATACGAGAAGCCGCATCGCTTCGACGAGTCCGACTCCGAAGACAGCGACGACGAATGTGAGCACTGCTTTGGGCACGTCGAGCGAAAGCACAAGAAGCACCACACGGGCACAGTGACAACAACAGAAATACAGGTATGACCAGTCTAtcctattaatttattacctaTTTTACGAATTAAACGAGCATCTAAatcttaatttgattaataataacctTTAAAAGCCTGGAAAGTCCACATATTAATGCAAAATTATGTACAAAACAGTTAATTCTTCTTTGATGTACTATCGATCatgaatactatatattatgaaGTTTTCCGTATATATCTTTCAGGAGACTGTGGAGCAAACAGCATCAATAACGCTCCAGCCGAGCGAGcctgcgcccgcgccgcccgacAGGCCGCCAGCGAGCACATAAAACATGCAAaacatactaataaatattatcacattACAAAcggttatttaatgaaaatatacatttattatattcaataaattgttaatgtatTCATTACTGGAATCgttataaatattggtaatatgaATATCtgccattatataatataaacgaaaGGTTAATGTGAGCGACATTCACGGAAACTGAAAAAAGATTCACGTTCATAGTTTTCCCCATCATAATGTATAGTGCATTTATTGATATATCTcgttaactaattaaaataataaagacgtACGTAGTAACCGAGTGGATTAAACGTTTTGAAAGTATTCTTTGGTTGTGAGAGTTTGAAGGAattgatgttatattaaaacttaatttttcattatttttaatagcaacaCTTTAATTtagcgttaaaatattttagataagtATCCGAGTGTTGACGAATATCGTTGAAGCAGTTTAGTTAAAAAtgcttttttgatatttttaatcaaattcttgtaaaaatattttatatgtattactttCTCCCAAGAGGCAACCCTATTCGTGACAAGTATCCGCGTGGGCACTGCGCCGGCGTTTAGCGCGTCCCTGGGCGGAGGTCTAAGactccatataaatatttgagcAATCTTGACCTCCGAAAGCTGGCAGAGGGGACATCAAGCGGTTTGCATCCTACCAAACTTTAAAACGCCCGGCATTGGTAATGCGTTATAATGACGTGTCTGtgctattcattttaaaataaccgtcttttttttcaaagttcTTCGGGTAATGATGtaactatattttgtaaattttacaaaaatatatttattattaagtaatttttaaatggcaacatatataacagtttagtaatgttacttatatattgttactggtaatttaaaacttaatcatTCATAGATGTCGAGGATTGTACACGCAGTTGATTACGGCGCTAGATTGTCTATGAATACTGTGTACCTTTGTTATCATGTACTGGTGTTCCAACAGTTTTATAGTATTTCGGTCCCTAATAGTTAAACatacatacttaattatttttaagttcaaatattaaataaatatatgaaatgacgtcaatttttatttttttaactgtcCTATGTTATTCTAAACTCGTTTAATGTAATCGAATACAGACCACTATTATAACGGTTCTTCTCTTAACCTCGTGTGTTCGTGTATAGAAGTAACATTTGGTGCAAGTATCAAACACGTCCATTCACACACAGACGGAGCCCTTACGTAACTACAACGTATCAATTTACTTACagcaaaataataaacgtaaaaacAGTAGTAAAACgatcaatattttcaattttttgaaGTAATACGTTCCGCGTTACAGCGCCAGTCTGTCTGCCTTCCTTTTCTTTTACGCAGACGGCAGCGGTAGCAGGCCCCTCCTCTCTTTAACTCTAACAGGCCTAACCGTATTGCGGACAGacgcttatatattttataatcattaaaagattttattaataaataacatatctcagtattttaaagataaaatggaTGAATGAATtagacattgaaataaaactagttttttaacggatttaatcgcgtatattaattattttattttaacatcccggggcagagtctgcccgtgaccacgaacactgcaaagtgctcgaaacgtcgggatgttaaaataaaataattaatatacgcgattaaatccgttaaaaaactagttttatttcaatgtgtaataatcgcgaaaatctaagacaacattatgaatTAGACATTCTAGATtccaattataaaaagaagGGTGAGCCACGGGCTGTTATTGTGACCTGGGGCTCGTTTGACGCGACAGTTTACATAATACTGTTCTCTCTTATACTTGGGCATTATGGaaagtagattttttattaaaagaaaaacataattaccttaaataacgtatttttattgaatagtcAAAATCGTACAACATTCAACTTACAAAAACAACGCCGAGTCGTTCACGCCTCCAGCGCACTACAccttgattacaataattcaacttaaaaaaaaaaacactgaccgatgtaaaatttatcatttcaactgtaaattgattgaaaaattgaccatatttttcaataataataatatttat comes from Vanessa atalanta chromosome 3, ilVanAtal1.2, whole genome shotgun sequence and encodes:
- the LOC125077252 gene encoding LOW QUALITY PROTEIN: succinate--hydroxymethylglutarate CoA-transferase-like (The sequence of the model RefSeq protein was modified relative to this genomic sequence to represent the inferred CDS: substituted 2 bases at 2 genomic stop codons); protein product: MRVVERLIFKCIKVSKFIATPKQCILNAKYSTKCDGLLSDINVLDLTRVVAGPFCTMTLGDLGANVIKVESLDGDEARKWGPPFIEGSKDSYYFMAINRNKKSICIDLKTLEGKQVVYDLARKCDVVVENFLPGKLDKLGVGYEKLSVINPKLIYCAITGFGPVGPYSRKPGYDVVISAMGGMLNATGERNGNPVKPGVAITDVTTGLHAFGAIMTALYYRNKTGRGQKIDCDLLSTQISSMINVANIYLNCGIEGQRWGTAHANLVPYQAFKTKDGFIVIGTGSNAQFIDFCKLINREDLITDERFKDNASRVKHRDEIVKIISEIIVTKTKKEWSLIFKNASFPNGPVNNMGDVFSDEHVKEIGLVKELPHEVAGTIKMVGPPTLYSEGGNMARTAPPTLGQHTRDVLSDFLGYHNKKIDGLFENKIVLXIQLXNFTIKYMFRVIQESVERVAVITLRPSRNQQRKKVVWTDDTIDNENMNKKKSKCCCIYEKPHRFDESDSEDSDDECEHCFGHVERKHKKHHTGTVTTTEIQETVEQTASITLQPSEPAPAPPDRPPAST